The following proteins come from a genomic window of Gordonia westfalica:
- the pyrH gene encoding UMP kinase translates to MSEAPDPTPSDLNKSERSGFQRVLLKLGGEMFGGGEVGLDPDVVATVADQIADVVNSGVQVAVVIGGGNFFRGAELQQRGLDRSRSDYMGMLGTVMNCLALQDFLEKRGISTRVQTAITMGQVAEPYLPLRAQRHLEKGRVVIFGAGMGMPYFSTDTTAAQRALEIKAEVVLMAKAVDGVYDADPRTDPDAKLFTEITHREVLDKELKVADATAFSLCMDNKMPILVFNLLQQGNIARAVAGERIGTLVGT, encoded by the coding sequence ATGAGCGAAGCGCCCGATCCCACCCCATCCGATCTCAACAAGTCCGAGCGTTCCGGATTCCAACGAGTCCTGCTGAAGCTGGGCGGTGAGATGTTCGGCGGGGGAGAGGTCGGTCTGGACCCGGACGTCGTCGCGACCGTGGCCGATCAGATCGCCGACGTCGTCAACTCCGGCGTCCAGGTGGCCGTCGTGATCGGTGGCGGCAACTTCTTCCGCGGCGCCGAGCTGCAGCAGCGCGGCCTCGACCGCAGTCGCTCGGACTACATGGGCATGCTCGGCACCGTGATGAACTGCCTTGCGCTGCAGGACTTCCTGGAGAAGCGCGGCATCAGCACGCGAGTGCAGACCGCCATCACCATGGGGCAGGTCGCCGAGCCGTACCTGCCGCTGCGCGCCCAGCGTCACCTGGAGAAGGGGCGCGTGGTCATCTTCGGCGCCGGCATGGGCATGCCGTACTTCTCCACCGACACCACCGCCGCCCAGCGCGCGTTGGAGATCAAGGCGGAGGTGGTCCTCATGGCCAAGGCCGTCGACGGTGTCTACGACGCCGACCCGCGTACCGATCCCGACGCCAAGCTGTTCACCGAGATCACCCACCGTGAGGTCCTCGACAAGGAGCTCAAGGTCGCCGACGCGACCGCCTTCAGTCTGTGTATGGACAACAAGATGCCGATCTTGGTGTTCAATTTGCTCCAACAGGGCAACATCGCCAGGGCGGTGGCCGGGGAGCGGATCGGCACGCTGGTCGGCACCTAA
- a CDS encoding alpha/beta hydrolase, with protein sequence MNEEAHAGVDGRRMFGVVGLVALSVMAMVIGLPGHAAAEPNPNPASIVAESVQPAGELDLAVRSTAMRRNMTVKVLPAKGDRPAPTLYLLNGAAGGDGGSSWFDRTDIRTYFADQNVNVVVPMGGAASYFTDWQHPDPVLGVQKWATFLTSELPAVIDRRLDTNGRNAVAGISMAGTSVFQLSLHAPELYQALGSFSGCAQTSDPLGQAVVRMVVEGRGHGNTLNMWGPPTDPAWRANDPYVHAASFRGKSIYVSNGTGAPGRYDTIDGPGIDGNGQKLFDQLAVGAVIETATAECTRNLQRRMREVGVPATFHLYEGGTHSWPYWQDELHRAWPQFRAVLAR encoded by the coding sequence ATGAACGAAGAGGCTCACGCCGGCGTCGACGGTCGCCGGATGTTCGGTGTGGTGGGTCTCGTCGCGCTGTCGGTGATGGCCATGGTCATCGGTCTTCCGGGTCATGCTGCGGCGGAGCCGAATCCGAATCCGGCGTCGATCGTCGCCGAGTCCGTGCAGCCTGCCGGTGAGCTCGACCTGGCGGTGCGGTCAACGGCCATGCGGCGGAACATGACCGTGAAAGTGCTTCCGGCCAAAGGGGATCGACCGGCTCCCACGTTGTATCTCCTGAACGGGGCGGCCGGCGGCGACGGTGGCAGCAGCTGGTTCGACCGCACGGACATCCGGACGTACTTCGCCGATCAGAACGTCAACGTGGTCGTGCCCATGGGTGGTGCCGCCAGCTATTTCACCGACTGGCAGCATCCGGATCCCGTCCTCGGGGTGCAAAAATGGGCCACCTTTCTCACCTCGGAACTTCCCGCGGTGATCGACCGGCGTCTCGACACGAACGGTCGCAACGCGGTCGCGGGGATCTCGATGGCCGGCACCTCGGTGTTCCAGCTCTCGCTGCACGCCCCGGAGCTGTATCAGGCGCTCGGCTCCTTCAGCGGCTGCGCGCAGACCAGCGACCCGTTGGGCCAGGCGGTGGTGCGGATGGTCGTCGAAGGACGCGGCCACGGAAACACGCTCAACATGTGGGGTCCCCCGACCGATCCGGCGTGGCGGGCCAACGATCCCTACGTGCACGCGGCGTCGTTCCGCGGCAAATCGATCTACGTGTCGAACGGTACCGGCGCGCCGGGGCGTTACGACACGATCGACGGCCCGGGCATCGACGGCAACGGCCAGAAACTCTTCGATCAGCTCGCCGTCGGCGCGGTGATCGAGACCGCGACCGCCGAGTGCACCCGCAACCTCCAGCGCCGGATGCGGGAGGTCGGGGTCCCCGCGACCTTCCACCTGTACGAGGGTGGTACCCACTCGTGGCCGTACTGGCAGGACGAACTGCATCGGGCCTGGCCCCAGTTCCGTGCGGTGCTAGCACGCTGA
- a CDS encoding condensation domain-containing protein, translating to MIQFGLIEEWNPRPGHLTSWVASVDSATAAGRAPVHPVPASHQQEEYLKVAWRNESAGFRFARLCLMAFDVTAPLDVAAMTTAVNQFVRRHDSFRSWFSLEDDGSVLRHLVPEEDIEMVSVDHGDLDAEGLCTLVQEETSGPFNWDCFTFGAIEWDGGFTIYAAVDHLNTDGISQASTCLELMTLYMNAAFGAGAELPPVGSYIDYCARERAISRQLTRRSPHVERWIELVQANEGRLPSFPLPLGTDAEGYTRSALLNATVFDEAAAQRFEDVCRELGSNVISGIMATAALVYAEFTGKKDYFGMTPKSTRSGAEEMNSVGWFTSLIPVPLRVDDTTTFRSLAPQAASSYAAGKELTDISFHRVLELAEPADGITVQPGWSVPMISYVDVRKLPGVEIFEAGNGCLFGNRGSSEEVYMWVNRFPDTTSITFLYPNTDIAQESVQRYVERFVEVIGSVADQGDYRPSLPALTS from the coding sequence ATGATCCAGTTCGGTCTGATCGAGGAATGGAACCCCCGCCCAGGTCACCTGACGAGTTGGGTCGCATCGGTCGACTCGGCGACCGCCGCCGGCCGGGCTCCCGTCCATCCCGTCCCCGCCTCGCACCAGCAGGAGGAATACCTGAAGGTCGCGTGGCGCAACGAGTCCGCCGGTTTCCGGTTCGCCCGTCTGTGTCTCATGGCGTTCGACGTGACGGCCCCGCTCGACGTGGCCGCGATGACCACGGCCGTCAACCAGTTCGTCCGGCGCCACGACAGCTTCCGCTCGTGGTTCTCGCTGGAGGACGACGGTTCGGTCCTGCGCCATCTCGTTCCGGAAGAGGACATCGAGATGGTGTCGGTCGATCACGGCGATCTCGACGCCGAGGGCCTGTGCACTCTCGTGCAGGAGGAGACGTCCGGACCGTTCAACTGGGACTGCTTCACCTTCGGCGCGATCGAATGGGACGGCGGTTTCACGATCTACGCGGCCGTCGACCACCTCAACACGGACGGCATCTCCCAGGCGTCGACCTGCCTGGAGCTCATGACGCTGTACATGAACGCCGCCTTCGGCGCCGGCGCCGAACTCCCGCCGGTCGGAAGCTACATCGACTACTGCGCACGGGAACGCGCCATCTCCCGGCAGCTGACCCGCCGCTCGCCCCACGTGGAACGGTGGATCGAGCTCGTCCAGGCGAACGAGGGCCGGTTGCCGAGCTTCCCGCTCCCCCTCGGCACCGACGCCGAGGGCTACACGCGAAGCGCACTTCTGAACGCGACGGTGTTCGACGAGGCCGCCGCCCAGCGTTTCGAGGACGTCTGCCGCGAGCTGGGTTCCAACGTGATCTCCGGGATCATGGCCACCGCCGCACTCGTGTACGCCGAGTTCACCGGGAAGAAAGACTATTTCGGCATGACGCCGAAGAGCACCCGATCCGGCGCCGAGGAGATGAACTCGGTGGGCTGGTTCACCAGCCTCATCCCGGTTCCGCTGAGAGTCGACGACACGACCACTTTCCGCAGCCTCGCACCACAGGCCGCAAGCAGCTACGCAGCCGGCAAGGAACTGACCGACATCTCGTTCCACCGGGTGCTGGAACTGGCCGAACCCGCGGACGGGATCACCGTCCAACCCGGCTGGTCGGTCCCGATGATCTCCTACGTCGACGTTCGCAAACTCCCGGGAGTGGAGATCTTCGAGGCCGGCAACGGATGTCTGTTCGGCAACCGCGGCAGCAGCGAAGAGGTCTACATGTGGGTGAACCGGTTCCCCGACACCACGTCGATCACCTTCCTGTACCCGAACACCGACATCGCGCAGGAATCGGTGCAACGCTACGTCGAGCGGTTCGTCGAGGTCATCGGCTCGGTGGCCGACCAGGGTGACTATCGACCGTCGTTGCCCGCACTCACATCGTGA
- a CDS encoding MFS transporter, whose amino-acid sequence MTRGPAWLALAGCLLGVFMQMLDTTIVNIALPDLTVDLGASTSQQLLVLTVYTLSFACTLLTAATLGGRYGRRRLFVIAMIAFTVTSMLCGLATDPVMLIVFRGAQGISAALMSAQTLALIAALFTRERHGLVFGIYGAVAGMAAILGPVVGGLLVHADVAGWGWRTIFFVNLPLGILACALAWRRLPAALDPDPDRPDIAGMVLSASALFLLLYPLAVGREQQWPPRLWVMLGAAVILSLAFVRQQNRLAARGGTPLLRLDLFASRRFAVGLTMSLMFFSVFAGFFFTVSISAQFGLGYSALRTGLLALPFACGAAVGSVVSPWAVARATAPRVLLGGVLTVGAAFAWIALLLDPSSETLPVVAILAPLVVGGIGTGLFVAPLQAVVLSDTSVETVGSASGTIPTAQQIGASIGLALVTMFFFGQVAGQTDTSVPAVHAELSVALEDSPVNPMFRPAVADRFAWCATEQLTSPHPERPAAGCAGAPTGSAVAAIAAEAQPWTQSAARAVTARTFLCAFRTTLWVLAGLAVGIGMLTMLLHRNDNRPASTMGDGAVEMSSGETPGTIRPGRPRSG is encoded by the coding sequence GTGACCAGAGGCCCGGCGTGGCTGGCCCTCGCCGGGTGCCTCCTGGGTGTGTTCATGCAGATGCTGGACACGACCATCGTCAACATCGCGCTCCCCGACCTTACGGTCGACCTCGGCGCGTCCACCTCGCAACAGCTGCTCGTGCTGACGGTCTACACGTTGTCGTTCGCATGCACGCTGCTCACCGCCGCCACGCTCGGCGGCCGATACGGGCGCCGGCGCCTGTTCGTGATCGCGATGATCGCCTTCACCGTCACCTCGATGCTGTGCGGTCTGGCGACGGATCCGGTGATGCTCATCGTGTTCCGCGGGGCGCAGGGCATCAGCGCCGCGCTGATGTCCGCCCAGACACTGGCCCTGATCGCCGCACTGTTCACCAGGGAACGCCACGGACTGGTCTTCGGGATCTACGGCGCCGTGGCGGGTATGGCCGCGATCCTGGGTCCCGTCGTCGGCGGACTGCTGGTGCACGCCGACGTCGCCGGATGGGGTTGGCGCACAATCTTCTTCGTCAACCTCCCGCTCGGCATCCTCGCCTGTGCGCTCGCCTGGCGCCGGCTCCCCGCCGCCCTCGACCCCGATCCGGACCGGCCGGACATCGCCGGGATGGTGCTGTCGGCCTCCGCACTCTTCCTGCTCCTGTATCCACTGGCCGTGGGTCGCGAACAGCAGTGGCCGCCGAGACTGTGGGTCATGCTCGGGGCCGCGGTGATCCTGTCGCTCGCCTTCGTGCGGCAGCAGAACCGGCTCGCCGCGCGCGGCGGGACACCCCTGCTCCGCCTGGATCTCTTCGCGTCCCGCCGATTCGCGGTCGGGCTCACGATGTCGCTGATGTTCTTCAGCGTCTTCGCGGGCTTCTTCTTCACCGTGTCGATCTCGGCGCAGTTCGGCCTCGGCTACTCGGCACTCCGCACCGGTCTGCTCGCGCTGCCGTTCGCCTGCGGTGCCGCCGTGGGATCGGTCGTGTCACCGTGGGCGGTCGCCCGCGCGACGGCGCCTCGGGTCCTGCTCGGCGGCGTCCTGACGGTCGGGGCGGCGTTCGCCTGGATCGCACTGCTCCTCGACCCGTCGTCGGAAACCCTTCCGGTGGTGGCGATCCTGGCTCCCCTGGTGGTCGGCGGGATCGGTACAGGACTGTTCGTCGCGCCTCTGCAGGCGGTCGTCCTCTCCGACACGTCGGTGGAGACGGTGGGGTCGGCCAGCGGCACGATCCCGACGGCGCAGCAGATCGGGGCGTCGATCGGTCTGGCGCTCGTGACGATGTTCTTCTTCGGACAGGTGGCCGGGCAGACCGACACCAGCGTGCCCGCGGTACACGCCGAACTGTCCGTCGCACTGGAGGATTCGCCGGTCAACCCGATGTTCCGGCCGGCCGTCGCCGACCGGTTCGCCTGGTGCGCAACCGAACAGCTCACCTCACCGCACCCGGAACGTCCCGCCGCCGGGTGCGCCGGGGCCCCGACCGGCAGCGCGGTCGCCGCGATCGCCGCCGAGGCGCAGCCCTGGACGCAGAGCGCGGCACGGGCCGTCACCGCGCGTACCTTCCTGTGTGCGTTCCGCACGACGCTGTGGGTGCTCGCCGGCCTCGCCGTCGGCATCGGGATGCTGACGATGCTGCTGCACCGAAACGACAACCGCCCCGCCTCCACGATGGGAGACGGGGCGGTCGAGATGTCGTCCGGGGAGACCCCGGGAACGATCAGGCCTGGCCGACCTCGAAGCGGGTGA
- the tsf gene encoding translation elongation factor Ts codes for MANYTAADVKRLRELTGSGMLDCKNALANNDGDFDKAVEELRIKGAKDVGKRAERSTAEGLVAAKGGALIEINSETDFVAKNDEFQTLADDIVTAAAEAKTNDVEELKKAPLGSGTVDEAIAALSAKIGEKLELRRVVYYDGPVAVYLHKRASDLPPAVGVLVSYEGAGDAAEEAARGAAMQVAALKAKYATRDEVPADVVENERRIAEQTAKEEGKPEQALPKIVEGRVNGFYKDVVLLDQASVQDSKKTVKALLDEAGVTVKGFTRFEVGQA; via the coding sequence ATGGCGAACTACACCGCAGCCGATGTGAAGCGACTTCGCGAACTCACCGGCTCTGGAATGCTGGACTGCAAGAACGCGCTGGCCAACAACGACGGTGATTTCGACAAGGCCGTCGAGGAGCTGCGCATCAAGGGTGCCAAGGACGTGGGCAAGCGCGCTGAGCGCTCCACGGCCGAGGGCCTGGTCGCCGCCAAGGGCGGCGCCCTGATCGAGATCAACTCCGAGACCGACTTCGTCGCCAAGAACGACGAATTCCAGACGCTCGCCGATGACATCGTGACCGCGGCCGCCGAGGCCAAGACCAACGATGTCGAGGAGCTGAAGAAGGCTCCTCTCGGCAGTGGCACCGTCGACGAGGCGATCGCGGCTCTCTCGGCCAAGATCGGCGAGAAGCTCGAGCTCCGCCGCGTCGTCTACTACGACGGCCCGGTCGCCGTGTACCTGCACAAGCGTGCTTCGGACCTCCCGCCCGCCGTCGGCGTGCTGGTGTCCTACGAGGGTGCAGGCGACGCTGCCGAGGAGGCCGCTCGCGGCGCCGCCATGCAGGTCGCAGCTCTCAAGGCCAAGTACGCCACTCGCGACGAGGTCCCCGCGGACGTCGTCGAGAACGAGCGTCGTATCGCCGAGCAGACCGCCAAGGAGGAGGGCAAGCCGGAGCAGGCTCTGCCCAAGATCGTGGAGGGTCGCGTCAACGGCTTCTACAAGGACGTCGTGCTGCTCGACCAGGCGTCGGTCCAGGACTCGAAGAAGACCGTCAAGGCTCTTCTCGACGAGGCCGGTGTGACCGTCAAGGGCTTCACCCGCTTCGAGGTCGGCCAGGCCTGA
- the rpsB gene encoding 30S ribosomal protein S2: MAVVTMKQLLDSGAHFGHQTRRWNPKMKRFIFTDRNGIYIIDLQQTLTYIDKAYEFVKETVAHGGTILFVGTKKQAQESIAAEATRVGMPYVNQRWLGGMLTNFNTVHKRLQRMKELETMEQTGGFEGRTKKEILMLTREKNKLERTLGGIRDMAKVPSAVWVVDTNKEHIAVGEARKLNIPVIAILDTNCDPDLVDYPIPGNDDAIRSAALLTRVVASAVAEGLQARAGAAGGDAKPEAAAGEPLAEWEQELLTQAAAPAGGEAATDAPAAQ; encoded by the coding sequence ATGGCTGTCGTGACCATGAAGCAGCTGCTTGACAGCGGCGCACACTTCGGGCACCAGACCCGCCGTTGGAACCCGAAGATGAAGCGATTCATCTTCACCGACCGCAACGGCATCTACATCATCGATCTGCAGCAGACGCTGACCTACATCGACAAGGCCTACGAGTTCGTCAAGGAGACCGTCGCCCACGGCGGCACCATCCTGTTCGTCGGCACCAAGAAGCAGGCTCAGGAGTCCATCGCCGCCGAGGCCACCCGCGTCGGGATGCCCTACGTGAACCAGCGCTGGCTGGGCGGCATGCTCACCAACTTCAACACCGTGCACAAGCGTCTCCAGCGCATGAAGGAGCTGGAGACCATGGAGCAGACCGGTGGCTTCGAGGGTCGCACCAAGAAGGAGATCTTGATGCTGACCCGCGAGAAGAACAAGCTCGAGCGCACGCTCGGCGGTATCCGCGACATGGCCAAGGTTCCCTCGGCCGTGTGGGTCGTCGACACCAACAAGGAGCACATCGCCGTCGGTGAGGCTCGCAAGCTGAACATCCCGGTCATCGCGATCCTGGACACCAACTGCGACCCCGACCTCGTCGACTACCCGATCCCGGGCAACGACGACGCCATCCGCAGCGCTGCTCTGCTGACCCGCGTCGTGGCCTCGGCCGTCGCCGAGGGCCTGCAGGCCCGCGCCGGCGCTGCCGGTGGCGACGCCAAGCCGGAGGCAGCCGCAGGCGAGCCTCTCGCCGAGTGGGAGCAGGAGCTGCTGACCCAGGCCGCAGCTCCGGCCGGTGGCGAAGCAGCCACCGACGCCCCGGCCGCGCAGTAA
- a CDS encoding M23 family metallopeptidase codes for MCSTPPAGDAASRPYSAPLSPRPTVVTGFDAPEKRWQPGHRGVDFAAVPGVTVSAAGAGRVRFAGRVAGRPVVSVQHPDGVITTYEPVEATVDEGDHVSRGEPIGTLDAGHPGCPVLACLHWGARRGVGRDAEYLNPLGLLGAVRVRLKPLEKDPP; via the coding sequence ATGTGCTCGACCCCGCCGGCCGGTGACGCCGCGTCGCGCCCCTATTCTGCCCCGTTGTCGCCGCGTCCGACGGTCGTGACCGGCTTCGATGCGCCGGAGAAGCGGTGGCAGCCGGGTCACCGCGGCGTCGACTTCGCGGCCGTACCCGGTGTGACGGTCTCGGCGGCGGGCGCCGGGCGCGTGCGGTTCGCGGGCCGGGTCGCCGGTCGCCCGGTGGTCTCGGTCCAGCACCCGGACGGGGTGATCACGACCTACGAACCCGTCGAGGCCACCGTCGACGAGGGTGATCACGTGTCTCGGGGCGAGCCGATCGGCACGCTCGACGCCGGGCATCCGGGATGTCCGGTGCTCGCGTGCCTGCACTGGGGCGCACGACGCGGGGTGGGTCGCGATGCCGAGTATCTGAATCCCCTGGGCCTGCTCGGAGCGGTGCGGGTCCGGCTCAAACCGCTCGAGAAGGACCCACCGTGA
- a CDS encoding tyrosine recombinase XerC: MGLHPLAPHAVLSGMLDDFADHLRLEKGRSEHTIRAYLGGARALLSFAGARGVAAADIDLALLRAWLAELTRRGAARTTVARQVSAAKTFCSWAVREGIMATDPSQRLKAPKAHRTLPAVLAPGQADAAIVATAQDRDPGDPIALRDRLILELLYASGVRVGELCGLDVDDIDTGRRILRVIGKGDKERSVPYGEPAAKAIDEWLRRGRPELATDASGPALLLGARGGRLDQRMARSVVAGAVQAAGGPAMGPHGLRHSAATHLLEGGADLRVVQELLGHSSLATTQIYTHVSVERLRAVHRQAHPRA; encoded by the coding sequence GTGGGGTTGCACCCGCTCGCGCCGCACGCTGTGCTGTCGGGCATGCTCGACGACTTCGCCGATCACCTGCGCCTGGAGAAAGGTCGCAGTGAGCACACCATCCGCGCATACCTGGGTGGTGCGCGGGCGCTGCTGTCGTTCGCGGGTGCGCGCGGAGTGGCCGCGGCGGACATCGACCTCGCGCTCCTGCGCGCCTGGCTCGCGGAGCTGACGCGACGCGGCGCCGCCCGCACGACCGTCGCGCGCCAGGTGTCGGCGGCGAAGACGTTCTGCTCGTGGGCGGTTCGCGAGGGCATCATGGCCACCGATCCGTCGCAGCGACTCAAGGCGCCCAAAGCGCATCGGACGCTGCCGGCGGTGCTCGCGCCCGGGCAGGCCGACGCCGCGATCGTGGCAACCGCGCAGGATCGCGATCCCGGCGACCCGATCGCCCTCCGCGACCGCCTGATCCTGGAGTTGTTGTACGCCAGTGGTGTTCGCGTAGGAGAACTGTGCGGCCTCGACGTCGACGACATCGACACCGGGCGGCGAATCCTGCGCGTGATCGGCAAGGGGGACAAGGAACGGTCCGTGCCCTACGGCGAACCCGCGGCCAAGGCGATCGACGAATGGCTGCGACGCGGCCGCCCGGAGCTGGCGACCGACGCGTCGGGACCCGCGCTGCTTCTCGGAGCACGCGGGGGTCGCCTCGACCAGCGGATGGCACGGTCGGTCGTCGCCGGCGCGGTCCAGGCCGCCGGCGGCCCGGCCATGGGACCGCACGGCCTCCGGCACAGCGCCGCGACGCACCTGCTCGAAGGCGGCGCCGACCTGCGCGTCGTACAGGAACTGCTCGGGCACTCCTCGCTGGCGACGACGCAGATCTACACCCACGTGAGCGTCGAACGCCTGCGCGCGGTGCACCGCCAGGCACACCCGCGAGCCTGA
- a CDS encoding siderophore-interacting protein — protein MAKRVNTMTVVRREQISPHFVRLYLGGEGFDDFLAAVGPSGEADTDMYVKFIFAPEGVTYPEPFDLQELRTTLPPEQQPVLRTYTVRRVDRQAREILVDFVVHGDEGIAGPWAASVEPGETVRFIGPGSGYRPKSDAPWHLLAADEAGLPAVAAALEALPADAVAKVFIEVAGPEDELDLIAPPGAEIVWVHRGGPAGEVDDSVAGDNAPLIAAVREAQWLDGEPHVFIHGEAQAVMHNLRGYIRKERKVGAANASISGYWRRGRTEEGFRTWKAELRAAEEGAPAGR, from the coding sequence ATGGCCAAGCGTGTGAACACGATGACGGTGGTCCGTCGTGAACAGATCAGCCCCCACTTCGTCCGCCTGTATCTCGGCGGCGAGGGCTTCGACGACTTCCTGGCGGCGGTCGGGCCGTCGGGGGAGGCAGACACGGACATGTACGTGAAGTTCATCTTCGCGCCGGAAGGGGTGACCTACCCCGAGCCGTTCGACCTCCAGGAACTCCGCACGACGCTGCCTCCCGAACAGCAGCCGGTCCTCCGCACGTACACGGTTCGCCGCGTCGATCGGCAGGCCCGCGAGATCCTCGTCGACTTCGTCGTCCACGGCGACGAGGGCATTGCCGGCCCGTGGGCCGCCTCGGTGGAGCCGGGTGAGACCGTTCGGTTCATCGGCCCGGGCAGTGGATACCGACCGAAGTCCGACGCTCCGTGGCACCTCCTCGCCGCTGACGAGGCCGGACTGCCCGCCGTGGCCGCCGCCCTCGAGGCGCTGCCCGCCGACGCCGTTGCCAAGGTCTTCATCGAGGTCGCCGGGCCGGAGGACGAGCTCGACCTCATCGCACCCCCGGGTGCCGAGATCGTCTGGGTCCATCGCGGTGGACCCGCCGGCGAGGTCGACGACTCGGTCGCCGGCGACAACGCGCCCCTCATCGCCGCGGTCCGCGAGGCGCAGTGGCTCGACGGCGAACCCCACGTATTCATCCACGGAGAGGCGCAGGCCGTCATGCACAACCTGCGCGGCTACATCCGCAAGGAGCGCAAGGTCGGCGCCGCCAACGCCTCGATCTCCGGGTACTGGCGCCGCGGTCGCACCGAAGAGGGCTTCCGGACCTGGAAGGCCGAACTCCGCGCCGCCGAAGAGGGCGCACCGGCCGGCCGGTAG
- a CDS encoding TetR/AcrR family transcriptional regulator, translating to MPDRPVEPQPAQETVPARGPRLGADDWLDAAVEVLLEDGIGGLKISRLSSRLGVTKGSFYWHFTDIATMKSELAAHCRKVQTAAAAQIAALENLPPAERIEGMARLVSDPRRWRMEGAMRRWAETDGSIADSVSELDGQIFQIADQAMRELGFDEAEAHARATTLLYAGIGFVHAHGRLGEATPDDLRIFLDILTRK from the coding sequence ATGCCGGACCGACCAGTGGAACCCCAGCCAGCCCAGGAGACTGTTCCCGCTCGCGGACCGCGTCTCGGCGCCGACGACTGGCTCGACGCGGCGGTGGAGGTCCTCCTCGAAGACGGCATCGGCGGACTGAAGATCTCACGGCTCAGCTCCCGGCTCGGGGTCACCAAGGGCAGCTTCTACTGGCATTTCACCGACATCGCGACGATGAAGTCAGAACTCGCGGCCCACTGCCGAAAGGTCCAGACCGCGGCGGCGGCACAGATCGCCGCCCTCGAGAACCTGCCACCGGCGGAGCGGATCGAGGGGATGGCACGGCTCGTGTCCGACCCCCGGCGCTGGCGGATGGAGGGCGCGATGCGCCGCTGGGCCGAGACCGACGGGTCGATCGCGGACTCGGTCTCCGAGCTCGACGGCCAGATCTTCCAGATCGCCGATCAGGCGATGCGCGAGCTCGGCTTCGACGAGGCCGAGGCCCACGCCCGAGCGACCACACTGCTGTACGCGGGCATCGGCTTCGTCCACGCCCACGGCCGCCTCGGCGAGGCGACGCCCGACGATCTGCGGATCTTTCTCGACATCCTGACGCGCAAGTGA
- the dprA gene encoding DNA-processing protein DprA, which produces MTAWAYLARVAEPPCADVIALVDQIGAVDAAAAIRNRKVPDGHEPVLAATAARCDSDSGTDDLDAAAAIGARLVTRSGPEWPAWSLLALSQADTAARGGEPLALWVRGPARLDDLAAASVALIGSRAASPYGQHVTQTLASGLAGEGFAVISGGAFGIDGVAHRAVIASGGVTAAVMACGIDRDYPASHSALLGEIARTGAIVSEYAPGTTAAKHRFLTRNRLVASLSGATVVVEAGRRSGAANTAAWARKLGRPLGAVPGPVTSATSVGCHRMIADGLAVLVSDVASAANLVRPDGGGDVGRGRAKPTDGLSDEQLRVHDAIPGRGGVGIEEIAFAAGLEVPTVRAALARLDIDGLVENVGGQWRLAGG; this is translated from the coding sequence ATGACGGCGTGGGCGTACCTGGCCCGGGTGGCCGAACCGCCCTGTGCGGATGTCATCGCGCTCGTGGACCAGATCGGTGCGGTCGACGCGGCGGCGGCGATACGCAACCGCAAGGTCCCGGACGGGCACGAGCCTGTGCTGGCCGCGACGGCGGCCCGGTGCGATTCCGACTCTGGGACCGATGATCTCGACGCCGCGGCCGCTATCGGTGCACGTCTGGTGACCCGTTCCGGCCCCGAGTGGCCGGCATGGTCGTTGCTTGCGCTGAGCCAGGCCGACACCGCGGCTCGCGGTGGCGAACCACTCGCTCTCTGGGTGCGCGGACCGGCCCGCCTCGACGACCTCGCCGCAGCATCGGTCGCGCTCATCGGCTCCCGCGCGGCATCCCCGTACGGCCAACACGTCACGCAGACGCTGGCTTCAGGCCTCGCGGGTGAGGGTTTCGCGGTGATATCCGGCGGTGCCTTCGGGATCGACGGCGTCGCGCACCGGGCCGTGATCGCGTCCGGGGGAGTGACGGCGGCCGTCATGGCCTGCGGGATCGATCGTGACTATCCGGCCTCGCACTCCGCACTCCTGGGCGAGATCGCCCGGACCGGAGCGATCGTCAGCGAATACGCACCAGGGACCACCGCGGCCAAACACCGCTTCCTGACCCGCAACCGACTGGTCGCGTCACTGTCGGGTGCGACGGTCGTCGTGGAGGCGGGTAGGCGGTCGGGTGCGGCGAACACCGCAGCCTGGGCGCGCAAGCTCGGGCGTCCGCTGGGTGCGGTGCCCGGACCGGTGACGTCGGCGACGTCGGTGGGGTGTCACCGGATGATCGCCGACGGGCTCGCCGTCCTGGTCTCCGACGTCGCGTCGGCGGCGAACCTCGTCCGACCCGACGGCGGGGGAGACGTCGGTCGCGGACGGGCGAAGCCGACAGATGGGCTCAGCGACGAGCAACTCCGGGTGCACGACGCCATCCCCGGGCGCGGTGGCGTGGGCATCGAGGAAATCGCGTTCGCGGCAGGTCTCGAGGTGCCGACGGTCCGGGCGGCCCTGGCGCGGTTGGACATCGACGGTCTGGTGGAGAACGTCGGCGGTCAGTGGCGCCTGGCCGGCGGGTGA